Below is a genomic region from Triticum dicoccoides isolate Atlit2015 ecotype Zavitan chromosome 5A, WEW_v2.0, whole genome shotgun sequence.
AGGCTAAAAAGCAAATTGCCGATGGCAAAGAAGTAGATGTCTCAAGCAAGAAGCCAGGAAGATCCGGCCGAAAGAGAAAGGAGCTAGATCTAGAGAGGACCTCAACAATCCCACTGAATAAAAGAAGAACAATTCAATCTCTGGCACGGTCTCTAGGTGTGGCCCGATCGACCCTACATAAGAGGTTCTAGTTGAATGAGCTCAACCGCATCACAAGCACCATGAAGCCTCACCTCAAGCTAGAGAACAAGCTTGCGAGATTGAAATTTTGTATGTCCATGGTCGATGACAATTCGATCTCAACTTCTCGGGCTATGTTAAAATCAATGACGAATATGGTTCACATCGATGAGAAGTGGTTTGACATGACGAGAGTGAAGAATAGTTACTATGTACTTCCAGGAGAACCTGAACCGAAGCGCACCGTGTGAAACACTCACAACATTGGGAAGGTGATGTTCCTAACAGTTGTTGCCAAGCCTCGATATAACAATGAGGGGGAGCTAACATTCGATGGGAAGATCGGCATTTGGGCATTCGTCGAAGAGACTAACGCGAAGTGGACAAGTCAAAACAGAACAAAGGGAACAAAAGTGTTGACATCAGTGAAAGTAACCAGGCCTGTGTGCAGAGATTATCTAATCAATAAGGTTATCCCGGCAATTCAGGATAAATGGCATGACGATGATGAGGGAGCGACAATATTCATCCAACAGGATAACGcaaagcctcgtgtccttcccaatgATGTAGCTTTTCGAGAACCTGTGGAACAAACTGATCTTGACATCTGATTGCTACAACAGCCCCCAAATAGCCCTGAGTTAAATTGTTTGGACCTCTGCTTCCATAACTTTCTCCAGTCTCTAACCGACTGCAGGTCACCTACAAACATCCAGGAACTGGTACAGGGTGTGGAAGAGGAATTCGAGAACTACGATCCCGACAAGTTGCACAGAAGCTTTATCACATTAGAAGCAGTTATGTTTGAAGTTATGAAAGCCAAAGGAGGAAATTAATATAAGTTGCCCCACTTGCACAAGGATCGCGTTCAGAATGCTGGAATGGAAATAACCGGTGTATATTGCGATAATCAGGTAGTTGTTGATACGAGGGCCATTATAGAAGAAATGGAAATTGCAATaggaaaagaaaatgaaaggaaaGAATTAGCTAGAGAAGGGAAACGAAagaaaagtaaagggaagggaatggAAGAAGTGGCCAGAGAAAGGAAAAGAATGTAGTCAAGAGGGGACAAAGAGGCCCTTATGTCATGTAGTCAGGTGCTCCTTGTGTATGTCTTGTGTAATCTTGTGTCAAGAGGGGACAAAGATGCCCTTATGTTATGTCCTTGTGTATACCTTGTCTAATACTTGTATATCAACTCCTTGTTGGAATTTATTGGAAGTATCTAGGTTATTTGGATTAATTGAATTATCTGCGTTATTTGAATTAATTTGGgtcatttggatttatttgaacATGTTCCTTGTATGGAGTTAACTGAAGACTGAACATGTTCTAAAGTTTTGAGTAAGCTGGAGCAGTACTGAATTTGGTTCTATTTAGTTAAGAGGTCCATTTCATGCTATCAAGGACACTTCCAGTTTTTCTTTAGTTTCATCAAAGGTTCATCAATACAAATGCTAAAATCTAGCATATCTCATGGAATGGATCAGCCAATAGCCTAAAATAAAAAGTCTAGATAGGAACACTTAAAGACCATCTCCAGAATAGTCACGCAATAATTTGCAAGAAATAATACTGTCTATACTTTACTAAAGAAAATGACTTACGTAACAAATAGATATACGGTAAATAAACGAGCAGTGGAGCAATTGAAAAGATAGGTTATTGCTACTGTCAAAATTTGTTTCAAACAGTTTTTTGTCAACTTGTGAGCAGGAAAATGGCTTCAGAAAATTCAGTTAACTAAGACTACAGTGAATATTCAGTTTTCTATCAATTTAAATGGATCCATCTAATATTTGTAGTCCAAGTTTAAATGGGCTGCAGTCATGTCCAAGTTTAACTGAATTGATGGAGTCGAGCCTCGAGTATATTTTAGCCTTCATTGCACGCAGGGATCAACATTTTAGTGGCTTTTGAATGAACAGTTGCATGATCAGAATTCTGAAGGGAAATATGCAGTGATGGTGCTTACACTGGCTGGACTGAAGAGTGTGCGGACTAATCCGTGGTACAGGCCCAAGACATCGTAAGCCTGAAAAGATGAGTTCACCGTCAGTCATTCAGTGAGACCCAAGAACACCACCAACTTCTCTTCACTCACTAAAGCAGACTATGTATGTGGATTGATCATCAGAATTCTACTGAATTCTTGTAAAAATGTCTACTGAATTTTCTTGTTTGTGTGGAGTAATTTACAAGCAAGTCTAGAAAAATGCACTTGTTTGTGTGGAGTAATTTACAAGCAGGTCTAGAAATACGCCTTTCTCTAACATCACATTGCTAGCATAGATTACTCAACATCCACTGCCATTTAAAAAAACTTTACATGAAAGAAAATGAAAGGGGTTCAAAGTCTGCAGAGCAATTTGGCATTCGAGGACATCTTCAAGTCAAAAGAGAAGTAATGTACTGAAGTTCAGTCAATCTAAGGATAGCAATTAACTGTAAGTCAATCTCAGGATAGCATTCGCCTGCAAATATGTGTACACATACTCCTGCTTGAACAGCAACAGCACCACAGTGGCCTATTTCAAAATTTCACTAATGGATAGAAAAAAAATTACTGCAAAAGAAGCACAAGCTTACCAGATCTCTATAGGAAGGTATCTGCTCAGGGAGCAACATGAGGTCAACATCTTCCCCTTTGCTAGCATATTGCTCACCATATCTCTTAGTGTCTAGTTGACCATCTTCATAATCAGGAGCACCAATAAGAAAAGCAATTACCCTGCTGTTTTTATTTAAGAATAAACAGTTAGTAGTTAGACATAAAAATAGCAAGTACAAAAGCCTTTGCAAAATACACTATCCTTACAAACATAATTCCCTTCCTGACAAGAAGCATTTAAAAATTGTAGAAAGAGACGTGTTAACTTACCCTAAGCAAAAGTATAACCATACTCTAAACTCAAGCACGGTCAAAATTAGAGAAGACATGGTTGTTACAAAACCACGCCCACCAAGAAAAATTGTATCTGCTTCCTGCCCAGAAGCAGTTTGTAGAGTACTGTCAAAATTCAGAATGGTGACTGATTTTTTCAGTAAAGTTCATATGGGAAGGTAATAAATCAGTTTTGATTATATTGACAGAGTACATTGAACTCTGTCAACACAATTAGACATGAATAAGAACTCTGTCTAGACATCCAATTTTGTCATAAATAAGAACTCTGCCTAGACATGAATAAGAACTCTGTCTAGCATGGCCATTGACATGTTGATGGCACTTTCTTTGACAACTGAATTTTGACGGTAGTAAAAATGAAAAATTCAGACTTTACCCAATGCAGACTTGCAGAGCACTTGTGCACGAGTCCGATGAGCATGAGGAGGAGCCGTCGTCGTCGATGGGCTAGACCTGCAGAGCCACAATATAATCCATGATTCACTACTGCGCAACAATGAGCAAATCTTATTGAACTTTGAGACAGTACTAATTTCAGAGTCAGAGTTCATGGGTGAATTTTGAGACAGTACAAATCTTACTAAAATGTTGGATTTGAGTCGCCTATGTGTACAAATCCATCAGTAAAAATCATCAGGACAAAGAAAGAAGATAACAGAATAGAGCATGCcacaggaggggaggggagggaggagggCGGGCCGGAAGAGGGAAGAGCGGCTGGTGCTGCCGGACTTGTGGACGAGCCCGTTGGAGCGGGAGCTGCTGGGCGACAAGGGCAAGCTCCTCCTCGGCCACAATCCGGTCCCCAAGAAGGAGGGGAGGGAGCATGCTGCGGCGTAGCTTCGACCGACGGCTTTGGGTTGGGCGGGAGCGGCTGCTCCAGGGAGGGAGTCACGGCTGAGCGAGAGGAGATGGTCCGGGGAGGCAGGCGGCATCGCGGAGAGCAGATCGACGACGGTAAGGGACAGCTCCAGCTCGCCAAGCTCGGGGAAGGCCGCCGCCACCGGAGAGCAGATCGAGAACAAAAATCGAGCCTTCTCCTTCCCGTGGTTCACCATGGGGAACGAGCAAGGGAACAAGGAGAGGGAAGCAACGTGATGGAGGTATGGGGCGAGGAAGCTCCGGCGACGCGCAGGGGAGCCGAGCAGGGGAGCTCCAGCGCGGGGGGAGCCGAGAGGGAGGGCTCCGGCACGCAGGGGAGACGAGTGAGGCTGCGAGGGAGACGACCAGGGACTGCGGGTTGTGTCGGGAATTCGCATAGGGGGTTTTCGCAAAAATGTCACTGCGACATGTTttccgggacggagggagtatttgtctttttagaggttttaaatgatgactacatacgaagcaaaatgagtgaatctacactctaaaatatgtctatatacatccgtatgtggtgaccatttgaaatctctagaaagacaaatatttaagaacggagggaataCGTATTAAACAAGAACCCATGTGGAAATTAAATGGTTGCGGATACAGCGGCTCATTTGGCAGGCACTGTTTTTTTAGATCTTTGCAAAATGTAAGTAGACTAAAAGAAATGTAAAACATAAGTAATAAAGTTATGTCCACATATTTGTgtgttaaaaaattatacatactCCCGCAAAaaacatattatatatatatatacgatgATTAGTAATAAAAACATTTCAATATAAACATGTgtattatatatataatatttagTAAAATGTAAGTAATAGTGTTATGGTCAAATATTTGTGTGTTAAAAATATTATACATACACGATGATTAGTAAATAAATATAAATCTTTGTATTATATGAAAAATATTTGGTAAAATATTTTATAAATCTGAGTATTATATAAATACATGTGTTTTATAAACGTGCGTACTACATATTTGTTTTTCAAAATTACAATTCAATAAACATATTTATTTGATAAACATTTTCGGTGTCAGTATTAACTAAATATTTTATATATAATACACAGGTTTATGTTTAAATGTTTTTGTTTACTAATCATCGTTTGTACGTATAGTATTTTTGACGCAAAAATATTTGCACATAAGTTTAATACTTATGTTTTACCAAATATTTTATATATAATACACAGGTGTATATTACTTACGTTGTACTAAATATTTTATATATAATACGCATGCCTATATTTAAATATTTTTATTTACTAATCATTATCTGTATATATAATATTGTTAACACACAAATATCTGAGCATAACTATATTACTTACATTTTACAGATATTTTTTAAAAATAGATTGCGCAAAAAGGGCCGCAGTATCCACAGACCAATTAAGGTCCACATGAGTCCTTCAGTACTTGTCAATATTTGTCATCTGGAGGTCAAACATCTCTTGAAAAAAATATCTGGAGGTTAAACATCTCTCGAAAAAATTTCTGGAGGTCAAACTACTATTGACTAGTCCGTCGCGCCTTAAACAATCCATCTCGGTTCGAATCCTGGCGCACCTTTTTGGTGTTTATTTTCACTTATTTACGTGCAAGACTGTTGCCAGATTTTTGTTGTAAATAAAAAGAAGTTAGGGGGTTCTGTGCAAAACATTTGTCACTGTGTTTGACTTTTTCCACAAATAGAAAAAAATATGAGGATGTTGTGTGTAAAAATATGACGCACCCGACGCTATCACTCACTGACAAATGAGGCCTATGTATGGATACACCAACATACATATATTATGACTGTATCAGCAGGCTTGAAACAAGTTGGATGATCATAAAACAGTATTTTTAAAGTTCTAGCACTAAATTGAATATAAGACGCAAATTCTATGACTCCCTGAGACCACAGGTTCACGACTGCAGGTCACCGTACAATAGAAGGTTGCATCGTCACCTACACCAAAGCAGGTCATCGAGGAATATTATTCCGCAGGCGATCGTGAAATGTGTGGATCTTTTGTGACAGTAGCATCAGGGCGTGTGTATGTGTTTGGACTTCAAGCTCCTAACACTCGACCCCTCTAGACCGTTGCGTTTCTTTGCAAAGCTTTTTAATGAAAGTGAACTCAATAGTCGGGAAATGCATTGGAGCTCCGGTGCCACATACCCAAATATGAATATAGCATTAAAAAATcaagaaaatttcaaaaaattctgatatTTTGAGATATCAAATCAATGTTCGGTTTCTTGGGGAATGGGTACCCGTGGTCAAGGAAATACGGTCCGACATATGATGCATTCAAATAGTTTTTCCTATACATACTCCCCCTGTCCGGTGAAGAATGTACATGTAGAAATTTTAGAACAAATTATGAAGTTAAGTAAAAAATGCATTGGAAGGGTGCAAGCCATCATCTCTCTTCTCTTTAATTACCCAACCtccaatgagctaagtgcatgtagaaattaagaaAACCATGTGTAGATtgctattggtcttgattaccATGTGATGAGAGAAATGTATTTTTTCCTACTTTAAAGTGCATTGAAAAGATAAAACTACactcttttgtggacaaattttaAAGCTAGATGTACAACTCTTCACCGGACGAAGGAAATAggtttttttttaacttttttaccGAGATTACCACATGGAACCCATTCCTCACAAAACTAAACACGGGTGTACAATAGGCACCCAGGTTTGATGtcccaaaatttcatttttttttaATTGCTGAGTATTTTTTTAATGTTATATTCATATAAGGGTGTATGATATCCAAGAGCCAAGTGGCTAATAAGTTTGGACGGACAAGCCTAGCTCTTTCTGGACGAGGGTTACTAGTCTGGTTACTGTGAGCAAGTGCTTAGTTCAAGAAGTAAGGTACTTCCTCTGATCCATATtatcggagggagtacataagtttGATTAAGCGTCCGGTTTCTCAAAAACTTTGCCATAGAACGCCTAGCAATTTACATCCCACTATCATTTCATAGCAATACATAGAAGTAAAAAGGGGATAAGATGAAGTGTTTAATAGAACAAGGGTGGGTACTCTACGTCAAATCGGTCGATCAAAGTGAGATCGGTCAAATCTCGCTCATACGTGAGCGCCATCCGATCTCTCTAGTGGTGTCCGCTTGATCCAACTCTACACCCTCTTTAAATACAACAGGGAGGAAATAGTCTGCGATCGCCTCGCGCGTTACGCAGCATGCGTTCCCTTCTAGATGCCAGCCGGCTCATCAGTCACCGTTGCTCGCTTGCCTCACTATCGATGCTCTCTGCCTCGTCATCATCGCTAGTCACAACTTTTCTGGTCATCAGTCGTAGCAGAGTCGCTCATCGGTAGCAGATTTTAATTATTGCCTCGGTTGTAACCTTCATAGTGCCACCATCGCCGGCCGCATCACCACTCCTCGTTGGTGCCAGCTCCCACGCAGCCTTCTCGTCGCCTAGTTGTAGCAACTCGCCTCACCGGTCCTAGGAATGTGCATCCCTGGTCGCAGCATATCGCCTTGCGGGGTCCTAGCCATATGCGTAGCCGGTAGAAGCACCGCGCCTCATCGATCTCAAGAACGCGCCTCGCCGGTCCCCAACAACGTGCTTCGCCGGTTGCAGCACCGCGTTGCATCCTCTACCGATGGTTCTAGAATTACACCTCGCAAGTTCCGGCACCTCGCCTCGTTGGTTCCAGCACGCGGCCGCTGTGTTCGCAATGTGTGGTATGTTGTTGCTGCTCCCGGTTGCCGCCATTGTAGCATACGGACACCGCCGCCGCAAAGCGTGGTTCGCGCCCCGTGGGAGAGGACCGCTACGACAATGACTATCGAGGATGTTTTGTTGATCCTAACAACGGTGCTAGGGGGAGTACATGGAATTTGTAATTGAGGGATGCCACGTTAGGAGTCTATGGGGTCTTGGAAACAGATCACATGAACACATGATATACCAAGGTTCAGGCCCCCGATGTGGGTAGAAGCCCTACTTTCTGCCTTGCTTTTTTTCTCTGATATATGTTGAGAACACAAATGATTACAATGTCGAGGAGGATCTGGACGAGACAGGTATCTCTATGAGATGGCGGAGATTCAGGTGATAATCTTCAGAGATCCTTTCTAGGTGGTATAGACTACAATAGTGTGGGAGATGCTCCTCCTCTACGATGCTCCTGGTGCCCTTTATTAAGCACAACTTATGGAAGGCCTCCATGTCAGTGCATAGGGTGTGTAGAGCGTGGAGTCTGACCCTTACGTTGGTTTGTCTTTTCTTCCTTATTCATAGAGTCCTTCCTTCTTCCGGTACGCGATATGACAGTATTCCTCTTCCTGAGGCGGCGACGAGCCTTCTGGTGTCTGTGGGGTGTATCGGGTTTTTTGGGGCCCCATTTTGGCAGTGAAGGAAGACATGCCGATACATGATTTAACTTCTCTCGACAATGACCTCGCCACAAAATCAGGAAGGAGCTGAGCGTGCGACAGTTGAGACAGAAAGTAGGGCAGAAAGTAGGGCTCCTCCGGCTGAGGGAAGCTCGGGGATGGACGTGAGGAAGGCCATAGcgaccgctatttgttattgaaggAGAGATAGAGAGAAGATCCGTTagtgaggaaggagatgcggcatcGGGCATGAAAAATGCGTGGACCAAATTAGGATAAGTCATACTGCAGCCTCCCTCACCTGATTTCCAAAGAACACGTGGTGCATAGATGAGTGAGCTGATTTAGAACGTTTTTCAATAAAAAAATGATCCAAAGAAAGATGAATCTATAACTCAATAAAAGCCACCCACTAAAACCCGTAGCTAGCAGGGAGAAATGTGCTTTTAGCATAAATACTCCTCTTTATTATCGATCTATTAATTCGTTGCTTACCGATTTTATAGTGTTTGCCGCTTCTTGAATTTGATCTACTCTACATAGTTTGCAAACTCCTtcttctgtaaagaaatataagagcataatCTAAATGCTCTCTCATAGATTTTCCTTTCGAAACCGAAGTAGAATTTCTAAGTTTGTTGACAAGACATAGAATGGTGTATATTTGTTTGTATTTAGATCTGTTTAATAGCCGGAATTTCGCTTATGCCACAAACAATCAAGACACATAGACGTCGACAGTCAATAAGTCGGCGAGCATCCACCTCCACCAATAGGAGAAGACCATTCGCGCACCGGCGGTTGCCAACACGATTCCACTACAGGTCTCCTCCTCCGGTGCCCTCCGCGCTAAACCTCGGCGCCCCCAACGAGGCCACCCGCTCCATCGCCGAGCTGAGCAGAGCTCGCATGATCCCGCGAGAGCCCCGCTACTGAGGGAGCGAGAGATGTCCGTCGCCCCGTCGGCGCGCGGCGGCTGCGGTGCCGCCAAGGCCGCGCGGCGCCACCAGGCAGGGCGCGCTGGCGGAGGGAGGCGCCGCGCCGCCGTGGTCCTCCTTCTCCTCGCGCTGGCATACGCGGCGGGGCTGCTCATGTTCGTCTTAGGAGGCGGAGGTTCTGTCGACGGCGGCGGCCACGCGGGCGTGACGGTGGCATCGTTACGGCGGCGGCGCGCGCTCGCCCCGTCCCCACCGCCGCCGGGATCGGTTTACCGCAGCCACATCGTGTTTAAGCGGCTATGGCCGGACATACGCGACGACGCCGCGTCCGCTTCGACCGCCACCTCCGCTTCCGTCTCCACCTCCTCTCCATGGCGTCGCAGCATGGTGGGTGGTCTTTGTTCTTGCAGTTACCGTTCTCCCTGGGGAGATTTGGGGTTCTCGCGTGCTTGTTGCCTGCTTCTTCGGTTCGATCCTTCTACTTCTTCAGGTTTCACAATGCACTGAACGCATTAGGCGAAATATTCGGGGAGAATTTCGGAACCCTTTTGGTGCTTTTGCTCTGATTTATCAGGGGAACGACACCCAATACATTATTGCATCGTGAGCTGGTATTCTTGGTGTGTGAGTGATTTGCGCAAAAAGTCTTAGTTCTAGATTCCTAGTTTTCCCCTTCCCGTGAGCGAGGTCATGTGCCTCTGCATTTCCGTTGTGTACGGCTACACTCGTGATCTTATCTTGGATGTACTCCTGTGTACTACTAGCAATAATGCTAAACATACAAAGAGTTACACGCAATTACATGCTGACTAGCCTTTTTCTTTCTAACTAACCaccccccctgattttcatgggGTGGCCCCGTCTCCCTCTTAACCTCCAATCACAATCCGTACTACTAGTATATCTCTGCTATGCCAAACAAGGAAGGTAATGTCTAGAAGTAAATATCCGTAACTCCTTACGATTCCGATGGAAGATTAACTAGATTTTTGGGCAGGTTGTGAATGCAGTCAGTGTAAATGAGCTGCTCACTTCAGAGTTAAATCAGTTAGTATTGCTCCAAAATACTCTGAACTTAACACCTCAGAGTTAAATCACTCTAGTAATATTGCTCCAAAATACTCCAGAGTCTAGTATTGTTCAGTTCAGGTTGGGAGTATCAAATATGTTCGCAAGGAGGAACCAACTTCTTAAATCAGTCCTAAGAACTTCCAGCATATTCACTTTTGTCCATCGAACCTAACTGCTCTTATCAATAATCATATCAAAATACTTATGGTGCAGTTAATGACATCACGTTATCCAAATTCTGGAGAGCTATGGATGCCATGCGTCAAGAGGAGGCTGATTCCATCAGGTTCCACTTTCATACCTTTTGTTATTTTTCAATAAACTAACTGTTCCCACTTGAAAGTGGAGGTTAAGCTAAATACCTGACTGGCTGGATCGTTTTTGGGCTCTTTACAGATTTGCCGACTTCAAATGGGTATCTCATAGTTGAAGCAAATGGTGGTCTGAATCAACAGCGTCTTTCTGTAAGTTCCTGGACCACGTTAGATACAGCAAGCAAGCAATACCATTGCTAGTACCTATACAAAAGTCCAGTGCCGTATGAATCCATTGACACCACTATGTAACTTGAAGTCATGTACTATCACTTGATTGAGATGGCTTTCATCAATAACTTTGTGCTGGAAAGGCATTAGTACTATCTTTGTACATACATAGGTGTATTATTCATCCAAAGATCACTGATACTTGCTTTCATCTTTTTGGTCACATGCCATCTGATCTTCTGTTGGGATATATATTTCTTCTGACCTGAGAGCTTGAGAATTAGACTCTGGTCTCTACCATTTGCTGTGATGTGGATGTCTCATTTTGTAAAGTCCTTAGAACCTTCACACTATGCTGAGTAATAATTATTGACAGTGCAGTTCCATTTTTTTTTCTCAATACAGATCTGCGATGCAGTTGCTGTGGCCAGCTTGCTTAATGCAACTCTTGTGATCCCAATATTTCATTTGAATAGCGTTTGGCGTGATCCTAGGTAACTAATGCTATTTTGTTTGCTCACTGCTTTGTTTCTTAACATTAGATAATTGCATTTTTATATGATGGATGCCTGTCTGGAGCAGTTGTCTCTTGCTCATTTTTTTATTGTCTGGAGCAGTTTGTTTGACTTCTAAAGTTCACTTCTGTTAGTTATAAACCcgtgaatatttttgaaattctaCTTCGTGTTCTAATATGTATTGGTTCTTCCTGATGTTTTGTTTCTCAGCAAATTTAGTGATATTTTTGATGAAGATCGTTTTATCGGGACACTCAGACAACATGTAAGAGTTGTGAAGGAACTCCCAAAAGATGTTCTGCTGCGTTTCAATCATAATATAAGCAGCATACCAAATATGCGAACTAAAGCCTACTCATCCCCAGATCATTATGTTCAGAAGGTGCTTCCGAAATTAATGGAGTTAGGGTATGGTAAACGCTCACCACCTCAGAAATAATAGGAGAGGCCTTGTTTGAGAATGGGTTTCATTATATATCTATTCTATGCAGGGTTGTGCGCATTGCCCCATTCTCGAATAGATTGGCTCAGTCAGTTCCATCGAATGTCCAGGCCTTGAGGTGTTTGGTAAACTACGAGGCTCTGCGGTTTGCCGAACCAATAAGGGTTCTTGCAGACGATATGGTTGTTCGAATGATGAAAAGGAGTTCTTTGGCTGGTGGGAAATATGTCTCGGTGCATCTCCGTTTCGAAGAGGTCTCAATATACTCTCTCTTGTGAGTTAACTATTACATAGTTCTTCCGTTATACTAAAATTTGCGCACACTGTTTAGGATATGGTAGCCTTTTCATGCTGTACATATGATGGTGGCCGGAAGGAGAAAATTGAAATGGAAAATGCCCGTGAAAGGAGCTGGAGAGGGAAGTTTCACCGACCTGGTCGAGTTATCAATCCCGAGGCAAACAGAAGGGATGGGAAATGCCCGCTTACTCCTCTAGAGGTTAGGATTTTTTTTCACTGGTTAAAGCACTTGTGTGGATATATGTACACCCAATGATGCATTCGTATT
It encodes:
- the LOC119300738 gene encoding O-fucosyltransferase 9-like produces the protein MSVAPSARGGCGAAKAARRHQAGRAGGGRRRAAVVLLLLALAYAAGLLMFVLGGGGSVDGGGHAGVTVASLRRRRALAPSPPPPGSVYRSHIVFKRLWPDIRDDAASASTATSASVSTSSPWRRSMLMTSRYPNSGELWMPCVKRRLIPSDLPTSNGYLIVEANGGLNQQRLSICDAVAVASLLNATLVIPIFHLNSVWRDPSKFSDIFDEDRFIGTLRQHVRVVKELPKDVLLRFNHNISSIPNMRTKAYSSPDHYVQKVLPKLMELGVVRIAPFSNRLAQSVPSNVQALRCLVNYEALRFAEPIRVLADDMVVRMMKRSSLAGGKYVSVHLRFEEDMVAFSCCTYDGGRKEKIEMENARERSWRGKFHRPGRVINPEANRRDGKCPLTPLEVGMMLRGMGFDNTTFLYVASGKIYNAAKYMAPLGQMFPLLQTKDTLALSEELAKFEGYSSRLAALDYTICVQSEVFVTTQGGNFPHFLMGHRRYLLGGNAKTIKPDKRKLVLSFDDPNIRWSRFKHHMLEILHHSDIRGIAFRKPNDSIYTFPMPDCMCQQDGI